Proteins encoded by one window of Streptomyces sp. NBC_01477:
- a CDS encoding M1 family metallopeptidase, with translation MRKRVIASAAAALGFLLVIPAAAADAGPGAPGIGDPYYPTYGNGGYDVSHYGLDLSYQPATDTLSGTATIQATATQGLTSFDLDFALTVSKVTVDGRPAQFATSGEQELVITPARPIPGGHRITVAVTYSGVPSGVERYGFTSWQRTADGGVAANEPESAWWWFPSNDHPLDKATYDVNVRVPAGEQAISNGLLVSQHTANGWTGYHWRQDKPQATYLATLALGHFDITRSRTRTGVPVINAYSTALPAATAANARAGVERTGEIIDFLSGWFGPYPFDAAGGYVPDVPTHFSLEAQTRVFYSPAVFATTNGIGTVAHELSHQWWGDDVSLARWSDIWLNEGFATYGSWLWSEHEGKGSVQQIARQTYDSYPADDPFWTVEPGDPGPAKQFDDAVYDRGAVAIQALRTTIGDRAFRALLKAWPAQHRYGNGTIAEFRALAEHLSGKDLGGFFQTWLYTPAKPAVLPGG, from the coding sequence GTGCGCAAGAGAGTGATCGCGTCCGCTGCCGCCGCCCTCGGCTTCCTGCTGGTGATCCCGGCAGCCGCCGCCGATGCGGGACCGGGCGCGCCCGGTATCGGCGACCCGTACTACCCGACGTACGGCAACGGCGGCTACGACGTCTCCCACTACGGCCTCGACCTGAGCTACCAGCCCGCCACCGACACCCTGTCGGGCACCGCGACCATCCAGGCCACCGCGACCCAGGGCCTGACCAGCTTCGACCTGGACTTCGCCCTGACCGTCAGCAAGGTGACCGTGGACGGGCGCCCGGCGCAGTTCGCCACCAGCGGCGAGCAGGAACTCGTCATCACCCCGGCCCGGCCGATCCCCGGCGGCCACCGGATCACCGTGGCCGTCACCTACTCGGGTGTGCCGTCCGGCGTGGAGCGCTACGGCTTCACCTCCTGGCAGCGCACCGCCGACGGCGGGGTCGCGGCCAACGAGCCCGAGTCCGCCTGGTGGTGGTTCCCCAGCAACGACCACCCGCTGGACAAGGCCACCTACGACGTCAACGTCCGGGTCCCGGCGGGCGAGCAGGCGATCAGCAACGGCCTGCTGGTCTCCCAGCACACCGCGAACGGCTGGACCGGCTACCACTGGCGGCAGGACAAGCCGCAGGCCACGTATCTGGCCACGCTCGCCCTCGGCCACTTCGACATCACCCGCAGCCGCACCCGTACCGGCGTACCCGTGATCAACGCGTACAGCACCGCGCTGCCCGCGGCCACCGCCGCCAACGCCAGGGCCGGCGTCGAGCGCACCGGCGAGATCATCGACTTCCTCAGCGGCTGGTTCGGCCCCTACCCCTTCGACGCGGCCGGCGGCTACGTCCCCGACGTGCCCACGCACTTCTCCCTCGAAGCGCAGACCCGGGTCTTCTACAGCCCGGCCGTCTTCGCCACCACCAACGGCATAGGCACCGTCGCGCACGAGCTGTCGCACCAGTGGTGGGGCGACGACGTGTCGCTCGCGCGCTGGTCCGACATCTGGCTGAACGAGGGCTTCGCCACGTACGGCAGCTGGCTGTGGTCCGAGCACGAGGGCAAGGGCAGCGTCCAGCAGATCGCCCGGCAGACCTACGACTCCTACCCCGCGGACGACCCGTTCTGGACCGTGGAGCCGGGCGACCCGGGGCCGGCCAAGCAGTTCGACGACGCCGTCTACGACCGGGGCGCCGTCGCCATCCAGGCGCTGCGCACCACCATCGGCGACCGCGCCTTCCGCGCCCTGCTCAAGGCCTGGCCCGCCCAGCACCGCTACGGCAACGGCACCATCGCCGAATTCCGCGCCCTGGCCGAGCACCTCTCGGGCAAGGACCTGGGCGGCTTCTTCCAGACCTGGCTCTACACCCCGGCCAAGCCCGCCGTGCTCCCCGGCGGGTGA
- a CDS encoding pentapeptide repeat-containing protein produces the protein MEHSELRADCGNCFGLCCVALAFTRSADFARDKAAGEPCGHLGADHRCGIHDRLRDRGYAGCTAYDCLGAGQKISRHTFAGQDWRDAADGGRAMFAVLPVVRQLHEVLRHLAEVRTLPAAAGLHEAAAAAAERVEALSLGSADDLLALDVAAERDRVSGLLRQASELARAAFPRRRNHRGADLMGSRMRGADLRGADFRGAYLIGADLRGADLRGADLTGTDLRGADLRGADLRGALFLTAAQLTAAAGDPATRLPRTLPRPAHWS, from the coding sequence GTGGAGCACAGCGAGCTGCGGGCGGACTGCGGCAACTGCTTCGGGCTGTGCTGCGTCGCCCTCGCCTTCACCAGATCCGCCGACTTCGCCCGGGACAAGGCCGCGGGGGAGCCCTGCGGCCACCTCGGCGCCGACCACCGCTGCGGCATCCACGACCGGCTCCGCGACCGCGGCTACGCCGGCTGCACCGCCTACGACTGCCTGGGCGCCGGCCAGAAGATCTCCCGGCATACCTTCGCCGGGCAGGACTGGCGGGACGCCGCGGACGGCGGGCGGGCGATGTTCGCGGTGCTGCCGGTGGTGCGGCAGCTGCACGAAGTGCTGCGCCACCTCGCCGAGGTACGGACGCTGCCGGCCGCCGCCGGGCTGCACGAGGCCGCGGCGGCGGCGGCCGAGCGCGTCGAGGCGCTGAGCCTGGGCAGCGCGGACGACCTGCTCGCGCTCGACGTCGCGGCCGAGCGCGACCGGGTGAGCGGTCTGCTCCGGCAGGCCTCCGAGCTGGCCCGCGCCGCCTTCCCGCGGCGCAGGAACCACCGCGGCGCCGACCTCATGGGCTCCCGGATGCGCGGCGCGGACCTGCGCGGTGCCGACTTCCGCGGCGCCTATCTGATCGGCGCGGACCTGCGGGGCGCGGATCTCCGCGGCGCCGACCTCACGGGTACGGACCTGCGCGGGGCCGACCTGCGGGGCGCCGACCTGCGCGGCGCCCTCTTCCTGACCGCCGCCCAGCTCACGGCCGCCGCGGGCGACCCGGCGACCCGGCTGCCGCGGACGCTGCCCCGGCCCGCCCACTGGTCGTGA
- a CDS encoding IclR family transcriptional regulator, which yields MALEDRQTAPVDAVQHALRVLESVDTHRHGVSAEQLAREIGVPVGYLGQLLTMLQRERYLGFLPGGGYVIGETLVMLGAANHDEALAEKLRTVLAQLRDDVGAAVYFSRYDDGEVRIVDFADGPNAPRVNEWVDFRSAAHASAVGKCLLSQLDHSSRLEHLSRHRPARLTSRTMIDDRTLLGELERQPATVPTLDLQEYAVGTVCAAIPVTIGKMVACLALSMPLAEVHRLRPAVDMLNERAAPVLLSMSI from the coding sequence GTGGCGCTAGAGGACCGACAGACCGCGCCGGTCGACGCGGTCCAGCACGCACTGCGTGTGCTGGAATCCGTCGACACGCACCGACACGGTGTCAGCGCCGAGCAGCTCGCCCGGGAGATAGGGGTGCCGGTCGGCTACCTCGGCCAGCTCCTGACCATGCTGCAACGCGAGCGCTACCTGGGCTTCCTGCCCGGCGGCGGCTATGTGATCGGCGAGACCCTGGTGATGCTCGGCGCCGCCAACCACGACGAGGCGCTGGCCGAGAAGCTGCGCACGGTCCTGGCGCAATTGCGCGACGATGTCGGCGCCGCGGTGTATTTCAGCCGCTACGACGACGGCGAGGTCCGTATCGTCGACTTCGCCGACGGTCCCAACGCGCCCCGGGTCAACGAGTGGGTCGACTTCCGCTCGGCCGCGCACGCGAGCGCGGTCGGCAAGTGCCTGCTGTCGCAGCTGGACCACAGCAGCCGGCTCGAACACCTCTCCCGGCACCGCCCCGCCCGGCTCACCTCCCGCACCATGATCGACGACCGGACGCTGCTGGGCGAGCTGGAACGCCAGCCGGCCACCGTCCCCACCCTCGACCTCCAGGAGTACGCGGTCGGCACGGTGTGCGCGGCGATCCCGGTCACCATCGGCAAGATGGTCGCCTGCCTGGCCCTTTCGATGCCGCTGGCCGAGGTCCACCGCCTCAGGCCGGCCGTCGACATGCTCAACGAACGGGCCGCGCCCGTCCTGCTGTCGATGAGCATCTGA
- a CDS encoding LLM class flavin-dependent oxidoreductase, whose product MARDGGGGNGTGTDRDARPAGHGIRGPVRGTAPVPLSVLDLAGVGAGLTAGDALRNSVEIARTAEARGYHRMWVAEHHSMPGVASSSPAVILAHLAAFTRTLRLGSGGVMLPNHAPLVIAEQFGTLEALAPGRIDLGLGRAPGTDGATAAALRRTESLHEGADEFPQQLAELVRFLDDDFPPGHRYARIHAVPGPVQGSTAGGVQSAGRPSVWLLGSSGFSAQLAGALGLPFSFAHHFSAANTVPALALYRESFRPSEILDRPYASIGVAALATEDPEQARRQVLAGALGMLRLRTGRPGLIPTPEEAAAHPFSPMEREFVDSWMANIVHGDPRTVRAGLDALVERTGADELVITANAHTPAVRLRSYDLIADAYGFPKDIAAG is encoded by the coding sequence GTGGCTCGGGACGGCGGCGGCGGCAACGGCACGGGTACGGACCGGGACGCGCGGCCGGCCGGTCACGGGATCCGCGGCCCCGTCCGCGGCACCGCGCCCGTACCGCTGTCGGTGCTCGACCTGGCCGGCGTGGGCGCGGGTCTGACGGCCGGCGACGCGCTGCGCAACAGCGTCGAGATCGCCAGGACCGCCGAGGCCCGCGGCTACCACCGGATGTGGGTGGCCGAGCACCACTCGATGCCCGGCGTGGCCAGCTCCTCGCCCGCGGTGATCCTGGCCCATCTGGCCGCCTTCACCCGCACCCTGCGGCTCGGCTCGGGCGGTGTGATGCTGCCCAACCACGCACCGCTGGTGATCGCCGAGCAGTTCGGCACCCTGGAGGCGCTGGCCCCCGGCCGGATAGACCTCGGGCTCGGCCGCGCGCCGGGTACGGACGGGGCGACCGCGGCGGCACTGCGCAGGACCGAGTCGCTGCACGAGGGCGCCGACGAATTCCCGCAGCAGCTCGCCGAGCTGGTCCGCTTCCTGGACGACGATTTCCCCCCCGGCCACCGCTACGCCCGGATCCACGCGGTGCCGGGCCCGGTGCAGGGCAGTACGGCCGGCGGGGTGCAGTCCGCGGGCCGGCCCAGCGTCTGGCTGCTCGGCTCGTCCGGTTTCAGCGCGCAGCTGGCCGGGGCGCTCGGGCTGCCGTTCTCCTTCGCGCACCACTTCTCGGCCGCCAACACCGTGCCCGCGCTGGCGCTCTACCGCGAGTCCTTCCGCCCCTCGGAGATCCTCGACCGCCCCTACGCCTCGATCGGGGTGGCCGCGCTGGCCACCGAGGACCCCGAGCAGGCCCGCCGCCAGGTGCTGGCCGGCGCGCTCGGGATGCTCAGGCTGCGCACCGGCAGGCCCGGGCTGATCCCGACCCCTGAGGAGGCGGCGGCCCATCCGTTCAGCCCGATGGAGCGGGAATTCGTGGACTCCTGGATGGCCAACATCGTGCACGGCGACCCGCGGACGGTCAGGGCGGGGCTCGACGCGCTCGTCGAGCGGACCGGCGCCGACGAGCTGGTGATCACCGCCAACGCGCACACGCCGGCGGTGCGGCTGCGCTCGTACGACCTCATCGCCGACGCCTACGGCTTCCCGAAAGACATCGCGGCCGGTTAA
- a CDS encoding glycosyl hydrolase family 18 protein, which yields MAAATSAALALGAFTALVGGLGTAQADTTAAAAKPAAAAAPAAASSGGVKIAYYDQWSIYGNAFYPKNLDTEGIAGKLNILNYSFENIDPVNLTCFEATKASDSTNESNPNAGDGAGDAFADYQKSFGADISVNGTADTWNQPLVGNFNQLKQLKAKYPNLKIVASIGGWTYSKYFSDAAATDASRKKLVSSCIDMFIKGNLPVQGGYGGTGAAAGIFDGFDLDWEYPGSPNGHTGNHYSPNDKANFTKLAAEFRTELDAYGSANGGRKMLLTAALPSGQDKIATVETDKLGQYLDYANIMTYDMHGAWDATGPTNHQDPTYQSPSDPSNPIAPGTAKYNTDEAIKAWTTGDPAYGIPGGFPASKITMGYPLYYRGWTGVPAGSNHGLYQSATGAAPARGISQVAGTAYYKELTGLVDNPSTTFWDPASQSNWFYNGTEFWTGLGAQGIQAKADYAHCHGLGGSMVYSLLDLDPAATLFNKIVTATNGSAAGCSTPTNPPTTPPTTPPTTPPTTPPTTPPTTPPTTPPTTPPGGTCTLPSWSASAVYVGGNQVSWKGHKWNAKWWTTNEEPGTTGEWGVWQDLGAC from the coding sequence GTGGCCGCCGCCACGAGCGCCGCGCTCGCCCTCGGCGCGTTCACCGCGCTGGTAGGCGGACTCGGCACCGCCCAGGCGGACACCACCGCCGCAGCCGCGAAACCCGCCGCAGCCGCGGCGCCCGCCGCCGCGAGCAGCGGCGGGGTCAAGATCGCCTACTACGACCAGTGGAGCATCTACGGCAACGCCTTCTACCCCAAGAACCTCGACACCGAGGGAATCGCGGGCAAGCTCAACATCCTCAACTACTCGTTCGAGAACATCGACCCGGTGAACCTCACCTGTTTCGAGGCCACCAAGGCGTCGGACTCGACCAACGAGTCCAACCCCAACGCCGGTGACGGAGCGGGCGACGCCTTCGCCGACTACCAGAAGTCCTTCGGCGCCGACATCAGCGTCAACGGCACCGCGGACACCTGGAACCAGCCGCTGGTCGGCAACTTCAACCAGCTCAAGCAGCTCAAGGCGAAGTACCCCAACCTCAAGATCGTCGCCTCGATCGGCGGTTGGACGTACTCGAAGTACTTCTCCGACGCGGCGGCCACCGACGCCAGCCGCAAGAAGCTGGTCAGCTCCTGCATCGACATGTTCATCAAGGGCAACCTGCCCGTCCAGGGCGGCTACGGCGGCACCGGTGCCGCGGCCGGCATCTTCGACGGCTTCGACCTCGACTGGGAGTACCCGGGCTCGCCCAACGGCCACACCGGCAACCACTACAGCCCGAACGACAAGGCCAACTTCACCAAGCTGGCCGCCGAGTTCCGTACCGAGCTGGACGCCTACGGCTCCGCCAACGGCGGCCGGAAGATGCTGCTCACCGCCGCGCTGCCGTCCGGCCAGGACAAGATCGCCACGGTCGAGACCGACAAGCTCGGGCAGTACCTCGACTACGCGAACATCATGACGTACGACATGCACGGTGCGTGGGACGCGACCGGTCCCACCAACCACCAGGACCCGACGTACCAGTCGCCCAGCGACCCGTCGAACCCGATCGCGCCCGGCACCGCCAAGTACAACACCGACGAGGCGATCAAGGCGTGGACCACCGGTGACCCGGCCTACGGCATCCCCGGCGGCTTCCCGGCCAGCAAGATCACCATGGGCTACCCGCTGTACTACCGCGGCTGGACCGGGGTACCGGCCGGCAGCAACCACGGGCTCTACCAGTCGGCCACCGGCGCGGCCCCCGCACGCGGCATCAGCCAGGTCGCGGGCACCGCGTACTACAAGGAGCTGACCGGCCTGGTCGACAACCCCTCGACCACCTTCTGGGACCCGGCCTCGCAGTCCAACTGGTTCTACAACGGCACCGAGTTCTGGACCGGTCTGGGCGCCCAGGGCATCCAGGCCAAGGCCGACTACGCCCACTGCCACGGGCTGGGCGGCTCGATGGTCTACTCGCTGCTCGACCTGGACCCGGCCGCGACGCTCTTCAACAAGATCGTGACCGCGACGAACGGCTCGGCCGCCGGGTGCAGCACCCCGACCAACCCGCCGACCACGCCCCCGACCACCCCGCCCACGACGCCGCCGACCACCCCGCCGACGACGCCGCCGACCACTCCTCCGACCACTCCGCCCACCACCCCGCCGGGCGGCACCTGCACCCTGCCGTCCTGGTCCGCCTCCGCGGTCTACGTCGGCGGCAACCAGGTCTCCTGGAAGGGCCACAAGTGGAACGCCAAGTGGTGGACCACGAACGAGGAGCCCGGTACGACCGGGGAATGGGGCGTCTGGCAGGACCTCGGCGCCTGCTGA
- a CDS encoding putative bifunctional diguanylate cyclase/phosphodiesterase, protein MGGPAGGPGVDPDSTAQVITQSHSSAPRPRGTAARDEAELRDYRAAFAVARSAMALVSPEGDVLAANAALATLLGAAPERLAAVGAGALLGLAGDPHASAAFHDVLTGRRDRLRCTRRIPRQDGAALLAEVTLSRTGAGPLLLTVEDIGEREALREQLRHLRMHDPVTRLPNRALFFERLTDACDSAPGRGTGRIGLCYLDLDGFKAVNDTLGHRVGDELLAAVARRLLTCAEPGGHLVARLGGDEFALLVRDSTGTGQATALAESVLTALQPPFDIAGQRLAVSASIGVVEREAPGSSATGLMQAADTTLYWAKADGKARWTLFDPERNEHRMTRQALSRTLRQAVERGEFVLDYQPLVALDTGELRGVEALVRWEHPHFGRLAPNRFIGLAEEDGSIVQLGRWVLAQSCRQARAWQLAHPQAPPVVSVNVAVRQMWDSDLVADVAEILAETGLPPRLLQLELTESAVMGSAGRPLQALHALHEMGVRIVIDDFGTGYSNLAYMSRLPVSALKLDGSFVQGFRSAEHPNPADETIVEALVDLAHRLGLTVTAECVENAEQAERLRRIGCDTGQGWHYSRPVGPDAISRLLG, encoded by the coding sequence ATGGGCGGACCCGCGGGCGGCCCCGGCGTCGACCCCGACAGCACAGCACAGGTCATCACACAGAGTCATAGCTCTGCCCCGCGCCCGCGCGGTACGGCGGCCCGCGACGAAGCCGAGCTGCGCGACTACCGGGCCGCCTTCGCGGTGGCCAGGTCGGCGATGGCGCTGGTGTCCCCCGAGGGCGACGTGCTGGCCGCGAACGCGGCGCTTGCCACCCTGCTGGGCGCCGCCCCCGAACGCCTCGCCGCGGTCGGCGCGGGCGCGCTGCTCGGCCTGGCGGGCGACCCGCACGCCAGTGCCGCCTTCCACGACGTGCTCACCGGGCGCCGCGACCGGCTGCGCTGCACCCGGCGGATCCCCCGGCAGGACGGCGCGGCCCTGCTGGCCGAGGTCACCCTGTCGCGGACCGGCGCGGGACCGCTGCTGCTGACCGTCGAGGACATCGGCGAACGCGAGGCGCTGCGCGAGCAGTTGCGGCATCTGCGGATGCACGACCCGGTCACCAGGCTGCCCAACAGGGCGCTGTTCTTCGAGCGCCTCACCGACGCGTGCGACAGCGCGCCGGGCCGCGGCACCGGCCGGATCGGGCTGTGCTATCTCGACCTCGACGGCTTCAAGGCCGTCAACGACACGCTCGGCCACCGGGTCGGCGACGAACTCCTCGCCGCCGTCGCCCGCCGGCTGCTGACCTGCGCGGAGCCCGGCGGGCACCTGGTCGCCCGGCTCGGCGGCGACGAATTCGCGCTGCTGGTACGGGACTCCACCGGCACCGGGCAGGCCACCGCGCTGGCCGAGTCGGTGCTGACCGCGCTCCAGCCGCCCTTCGACATCGCCGGGCAGCGGCTCGCAGTCTCCGCCAGCATCGGGGTGGTCGAGCGGGAGGCGCCGGGCAGTTCGGCGACCGGCCTGATGCAGGCCGCAGACACCACGCTGTATTGGGCCAAGGCCGACGGGAAGGCCCGCTGGACGCTCTTCGACCCCGAGCGCAACGAGCACCGGATGACCCGGCAGGCGCTGTCCCGGACGCTGCGGCAGGCCGTGGAGCGCGGCGAGTTCGTGCTCGACTACCAGCCGCTGGTCGCCCTGGACACCGGCGAGCTGCGAGGGGTGGAGGCGCTGGTCCGCTGGGAGCACCCGCACTTCGGGCGGCTGGCCCCCAACCGCTTCATCGGCCTGGCCGAGGAGGACGGCTCGATCGTGCAGCTGGGCCGCTGGGTGCTCGCGCAGTCCTGCCGGCAGGCCCGCGCCTGGCAGCTCGCGCACCCGCAGGCGCCGCCGGTGGTCAGCGTCAATGTCGCGGTCCGCCAGATGTGGGACTCCGACCTGGTCGCGGACGTCGCGGAGATCCTGGCGGAGACGGGGCTGCCGCCGCGGCTGCTGCAACTCGAACTCACCGAGTCAGCGGTGATGGGCTCGGCCGGCCGGCCGCTCCAGGCTCTGCACGCGCTGCACGAGATGGGCGTACGGATCGTCATCGACGACTTCGGCACGGGGTATTCGAATCTGGCCTACATGAGCCGGCTGCCGGTCTCGGCGCTGAAGCTCGACGGCTCCTTCGTCCAGGGCTTCCGCTCGGCGGAACACCCCAACCCGGCCGACGAGACGATCGTCGAGGCCCTGGTCGACCTCGCCCACCGGCTGGGCCTGACGGTCACGGCGGAGTGCGTCGAGAACGCGGAGCAGGCGGAGCGCCTGCGGAGGATCGGCTGCGACACGGGGCAGGGCTGGCACTACTCACGTCCCGTGGGGCCCGACGCCATCTCCCGCCTGCTGGGGTGA
- a CDS encoding M6 family metalloprotease domain-containing protein gives MPGRPRGARSAAAAVCVFGALVAWTLATGPSAQAAPASAACLLPRTSLHHSEGVDSAPGGYAKARGDVKALMVFLSFPDAPPALTPREVAADHFPATGDFYDQASYGQFRLHLHTVDRWLPMPHSATAYAISRDWRAADRTAYLRDALTTADPVVDFSGYDVVYLVADPGAPGVDSDATKVVNLAAPVTLDGNPLARLVTVFERHPPDRNVLAHETGHVFDLPDLYYRPPAGSNADWDTHVGDWDLMGSQFGLAPEPFAWHKWKLGWLAPGQVGCVTGTGTTYHDLSPDETRGGTKLLVVRTGADTALAIEARTAAGNDRTACRQGVLLYRVRSDRESGAGPIDVIDGHPGHSACAATSVYPPLADAPLGVGESYALPDGTTRVTVTGHEPDGDWAVKVTESLPGGEDAGRPG, from the coding sequence GTGCCCGGGCGCCCGCGCGGGGCGCGGTCCGCCGCCGCGGCGGTCTGCGTGTTCGGCGCGCTGGTCGCCTGGACGCTGGCCACCGGACCCTCCGCGCAGGCCGCGCCCGCGTCCGCCGCGTGCCTGCTGCCGCGTACGTCCCTGCACCACTCCGAGGGCGTCGACAGCGCCCCCGGCGGCTACGCGAAGGCCCGGGGCGACGTGAAGGCGCTGATGGTCTTCCTGTCCTTCCCCGACGCCCCGCCCGCCCTGACCCCGCGGGAGGTGGCCGCCGACCACTTCCCGGCCACCGGCGACTTCTACGACCAGGCGTCGTACGGGCAGTTCCGGCTGCACCTGCACACCGTGGACCGCTGGCTGCCGATGCCGCACTCGGCGACCGCGTACGCCATCAGCCGCGACTGGCGGGCCGCGGACCGTACCGCGTATCTGCGCGACGCGCTGACGACGGCCGACCCGGTGGTCGACTTCAGCGGCTACGACGTGGTCTATCTCGTCGCCGACCCCGGCGCGCCCGGCGTGGACTCCGACGCCACCAAGGTCGTCAACCTCGCCGCGCCGGTCACCCTCGACGGCAATCCGCTGGCCCGCCTGGTGACCGTCTTCGAACGGCACCCGCCGGACCGCAATGTGCTGGCCCACGAGACCGGCCACGTTTTCGACCTGCCCGACCTCTATTACCGGCCGCCGGCCGGCTCCAACGCCGACTGGGACACCCATGTCGGCGACTGGGACCTGATGGGCAGCCAGTTCGGCCTGGCCCCCGAACCCTTCGCCTGGCACAAGTGGAAGCTCGGCTGGCTGGCACCGGGCCAGGTCGGCTGCGTCACCGGCACCGGCACGACCTACCACGACCTCAGCCCGGACGAGACCCGCGGCGGCACCAAGCTGCTGGTCGTCCGTACCGGGGCCGACACCGCGCTCGCCATCGAGGCCCGCACCGCCGCGGGCAACGACCGGACCGCCTGCCGGCAGGGCGTCCTGCTCTACCGGGTGCGCTCCGACCGCGAGTCCGGCGCCGGGCCGATCGACGTCATCGACGGGCACCCGGGCCACTCCGCCTGCGCGGCCACCTCCGTCTACCCGCCGCTGGCCGACGCCCCGCTCGGCGTCGGGGAGTCCTACGCCCTGCCCGACGGCACCACCCGGGTCACCGTCACCGGCCACGAGCCCGACGGCGACTGGGCGGTCAAGGTCACCGAGAGCCTGCCGGGCGGTGAAGATGCCGGCCGCCCCGGGTAG
- a CDS encoding M6 family metalloprotease domain-containing protein — MPAAPGSARPGRARRFAARGARTAALAAAGLLAVGSSVSAGAGQRAMPASPPAARPCALRAVPGVAMSEGFPDTKPRGPDAEFAPSTGTVHALTLLIDFPDAPAPYSARERYAEFFPAVKKWYAATSYGKLDYESTPVLRYIRMPRPFTAYGIGRGYGWDAHTAMMRDLLKAADSRIDFSGYDLVNILVTPNAGPPADEAVLSVTWTGASAATTDEGAHLNKVSLIYGHDQSGSRVLSHENGHDFGLPDLYSADNFQRTDTLAGQWDTMSLDWGLQGDLFAWHKWRLGWLADRQIACLTSRGTATYRLSPVETPGGRKAVIIPYGPTRVFVIEARAAVRADHEACRQGVLAYRVRTDIDSGQGPVTVVDGHPASSACDFSSGAFNSLNDAPFTAGRSYTDSAAGVTFTVLGRDAAGDWSVRVTRR; from the coding sequence ATGCCGGCCGCCCCGGGTAGCGCGCGGCCCGGCAGAGCCCGGCGGTTCGCCGCCCGGGGCGCGCGGACGGCGGCGCTGGCGGCGGCCGGGCTGCTCGCCGTGGGCAGTTCGGTGTCCGCCGGCGCCGGGCAGCGGGCCATGCCCGCGTCCCCGCCCGCCGCGCGGCCCTGCGCCCTGCGGGCCGTACCGGGCGTGGCCATGTCCGAGGGCTTCCCCGACACCAAGCCCCGCGGTCCCGACGCCGAATTCGCCCCGTCCACCGGCACGGTCCACGCCCTGACCCTGCTGATCGACTTCCCCGACGCGCCCGCGCCCTACAGCGCCCGCGAGCGCTACGCCGAGTTCTTCCCCGCGGTCAAGAAGTGGTACGCCGCCACGTCGTACGGAAAGCTCGACTACGAGTCCACCCCGGTGCTGCGCTACATACGCATGCCGCGGCCGTTCACCGCGTACGGGATAGGCCGCGGCTACGGCTGGGACGCGCACACGGCGATGATGCGCGACCTGCTCAAGGCCGCGGACTCGCGCATAGACTTCAGCGGCTACGACCTGGTCAACATCCTGGTCACGCCCAACGCGGGGCCGCCGGCCGACGAGGCGGTGCTGTCCGTCACCTGGACCGGCGCGTCCGCCGCCACCACCGACGAGGGCGCCCACCTCAACAAGGTGTCGCTCATCTACGGCCACGACCAGTCGGGTTCACGGGTCCTCAGCCACGAGAACGGCCACGACTTCGGGCTGCCCGACCTCTACTCGGCCGACAACTTCCAGCGCACCGACACCCTCGCCGGGCAGTGGGACACCATGTCGCTCGACTGGGGCCTGCAGGGCGACCTGTTCGCCTGGCACAAATGGCGGCTCGGCTGGCTGGCCGACCGCCAGATCGCCTGCCTCACCTCGCGCGGCACCGCCACCTACCGGCTCAGCCCCGTCGAGACGCCCGGCGGGCGCAAGGCGGTGATCATCCCCTACGGGCCCACGCGGGTCTTCGTCATCGAGGCGCGGGCCGCCGTCCGCGCCGACCACGAGGCCTGCCGGCAGGGCGTACTCGCCTACCGGGTGCGTACCGACATCGACTCGGGCCAGGGCCCGGTCACCGTGGTGGACGGCCACCCGGCCAGCTCCGCCTGCGACTTCAGCAGCGGCGCCTTCAACTCGCTCAACGACGCGCCCTTCACCGCCGGCCGGTCCTACACCGACAGCGCGGCGGGGGTGACCTTCACGGTGCTGGGCCGCGACGCGGCGGGCGACTGGTCGGTACGCGTCACCCGCCGCTGA
- a CDS encoding OsmC family peroxiredoxin, translating into MATTRTATTQWKGALIGGAGTVSLDTSGVGTYEVSWPSRAEAANGKTSPEELIAAAHSSCYSMALSHGLAGAGTPPETVQTVANVTFQPGEGITGITLSVKARVPGLSAEDFEAAAQDAKANCPVSKALAGVNITLEAELLS; encoded by the coding sequence ATGGCAACCACCCGCACCGCGACCACCCAGTGGAAGGGCGCGCTGATCGGCGGCGCCGGCACCGTCTCGCTCGACACCTCGGGTGTCGGCACCTACGAGGTCTCCTGGCCCTCGCGTGCCGAGGCCGCCAACGGCAAGACCAGCCCCGAGGAGCTGATCGCGGCGGCCCACTCCTCGTGCTACTCGATGGCGCTCTCGCACGGCCTGGCCGGCGCCGGCACCCCGCCGGAGACCGTGCAGACCGTGGCGAACGTCACCTTCCAGCCCGGCGAGGGCATCACCGGCATCACCCTGTCGGTGAAGGCCCGGGTGCCCGGCCTGTCCGCCGAGGACTTCGAGGCGGCGGCGCAGGACGCGAAGGCGAACTGCCCGGTCAGCAAGGCGCTGGCGGGCGTGAACATCACCCTTGAGGCCGAACTGCTCAGCTGA